The Porphyrobacter sp. HT-58-2 genome segment TGCAGCTGGCGTTCGTGCCGGAAGATTTCGATGCGGCGGTGACGCACTGGACGCAGACCATGGGCGTCGGCCCGTTCTTCATCATCGAGGGCATCCACCTTGAGGGCATGAAATATCGAGGGCATCCGACCGAGGCCGTGTTCGACCTCGCGCTGGCCTACTGGGGCGATATCCAGATCGAACTGATCCGCCCGCGTGACGATCACCCCTCGATCTATCGCGGTGAATACGGCGCGACCGGCAATGGGCTGCATCACGTGTGCATTCTGGTCGACGATATCGCCGAGGCAAGGGCCGTGTGCGCGGAAGCCGGGGCGGAAGTCATGATCGAGGGGCGGTTTGGCACCAGCGAGGTGATTTATGTCGATGCAGGGGGTGGCCCCGGAACGCTGGTGGAAATCCTCCAGCAGGCCAAGGACGGACCGGATCTGTTCGGCATGATCAAGGCGGCAGGAATCGGCTGGGACGGCTCGGAGCCGCTGAGAAGGTTGGGGTAAACACAACACCCCGCCCCGGGCTTGACCCGGGGCCCAGCTTTTCTGCTGATCGCGCCACATCAGGCAAAGGAGCGGGGCCCCGGGTCAAGCCCGGGGCGGGGAAAGGCTTAATCAGACGCCCCCAGATACCCCAGCTGCCCGGCCTTGAAGATCGTCTGCGCGCGGTTGACGCTGTCGAGCTTCTCGCCTGCGCGGTGGATGTGGTAACGGATTGTTGCGTGTGACCGGTTGAGGATCATGCTGATCTCCTTGTCGGTCTTGCCGATTGCCGCCCAGCGCAGGCATTCCACCTCGCGCTTGGATAGCACGCAGTCCGAAGGGATGCGCCGCTTGGTGCGGTTGGCCTGCACGTAACCCGCCACAAAGCACCGCGTCACCATGGCGAACAGCGCGCCATATTCGGCAAATTCGGCCGAGAGATCTTCCTTGTCGCGGTCCATCGAGATGAAGCTCGACGCGCTGATCTGGCCGAACGGCAGATGCACCGGGATCACGATCGCCGCCTTGCACAGCGCGCGGCGTTCGAAATCATTGAGGTCGATCTCGGCGAGATAGTGGTTGCGCCAGCGGGTGTTGAAGCCGTGGCGGTTCACCCAGAACGGCTCGCTTTCATAGCGGCAGGCGCGCGGCAGCGGCGAATGCAGCGCCAGCCGGTGATCCTCCCACCAGCGTGCGCCGTCGTCCAGCCAGCGGAAGATATCGGCGTTGAGGATCGTGCCATCGGCATCGACCATCGGTTCCTTGGAGGAAATGTCGTCGCACACCGCGATCTGCATCCCCCGCTCCTGAGCGATTCGCGCCAGATTGACGGCAGCATCGTGGATGTCCTCGGGGCAGGTGATGGTGACGGAATCGAGCAATTGCTCAAGGGATTCGCGGCCTTGCGGCGTCCGCAGCTCGACAACATTATGGGCCATTGTCAGCCTCGCTCCTCTCGTTTCTTCTCCCGCAGGGACAGCCTAACGCAATTTCCGACAATGTCCCTCATCATTTACGTAGGGGAACCTCAGGCCGGGCGGGGCTAGCGAAAGAGACAGGGAGAGATCCAAGGATGATGTTTGCAGGTGCGAATTTCGGGATGGTGCTGAAGGCTCTGGCGGGGGCGATCCCGCCAGAGCGTCC includes the following:
- a CDS encoding VOC family protein — encoded protein: MSLPGKIASLGDIMQLAFVPEDFDAAVTHWTQTMGVGPFFIIEGIHLEGMKYRGHPTEAVFDLALAYWGDIQIELIRPRDDHPSIYRGEYGATGNGLHHVCILVDDIAEARAVCAEAGAEVMIEGRFGTSEVIYVDAGGGPGTLVEILQQAKDGPDLFGMIKAAGIGWDGSEPLRRLG
- a CDS encoding helix-turn-helix transcriptional regulator, which encodes MAHNVVELRTPQGRESLEQLLDSVTITCPEDIHDAAVNLARIAQERGMQIAVCDDISSKEPMVDADGTILNADIFRWLDDGARWWEDHRLALHSPLPRACRYESEPFWVNRHGFNTRWRNHYLAEIDLNDFERRALCKAAIVIPVHLPFGQISASSFISMDRDKEDLSAEFAEYGALFAMVTRCFVAGYVQANRTKRRIPSDCVLSKREVECLRWAAIGKTDKEISMILNRSHATIRYHIHRAGEKLDSVNRAQTIFKAGQLGYLGASD